The genomic window CTGCTGTAGCATATGAAATGATGTTCATCGCCTGATTAGGAAACCATTTTATGGGTTTAATCTTTGAGATATTGTTGTGGGAATCATTAACCAAGCATACGGAGGCATTATTACAGGTGGTTGAGATAGGAAAAGGGAGCAAGGTGAAATATGAACTCGACAAAACTACGGGTCTCATTAAGGTATAAATTTGATTGCATTAACTTTCTTCGCTGTCCCTTTCATTATTAGAGGTACGATTGTCTAAACTTTACACATATTCTCAGGTCGACCGTATTCTTTACTCATCTGTCGTATACCCACACAACTATGGGTTCATTCCGCGTACCCTTTGTGAGGACAGTGACCCTATTGATGTTCTTGTCATTATGCAGGtaacatattttttcataCAATTTTGAGAACCTGCATAATTCATTACATAATGTTTCTTGTTCTATTTTGATTTGTGCATCTGATAAGCTTTGAAGAAGTTCAAGCGCTCAACTCTTAGCTATAGACTCTACTTTATAACTGTGTAGCTTAGGAATGAATGTAGCAGATGAGAAATGTTGCCAGTCAGTTATCGAGCAGTTAGTGGCTGCTAGGCTTATAAAGGTGTCTCAGCATATTGTTTAGAGTGTGGATTTTCTAGTGTTTACTCTGGAATTTAAAACCTCTTATTAATCAATCAAGTCTATAAGCATCATCAGCATCTCAGTCTGTCTTATTTGACTGGTAGAAAACACATCTCATGTGAATCttgttgaatattttctaCAGGAACCGGTGATCCCAGGATGCTTTCTTCGGGCCAAAGCTATTGGTCTGATGCCAATGATTGATCAGGTTAGATATTCAACGTACTTGTCATATTAGTACTTATAAAAGTAACAGAGATTGAAACTAGAAGCTCTTTCTGCTTGAATAGGGTGAGAAAGACGACAAGATCATTGCTGTCTGCGCTGACGATCCAGAGTATCGCCATTACAACGACATCAGTGAGCTTCCGCCTCATCGTATGGCTGAGATCCGCCGTTTCTTTGAAGACTGTGAGTGTTCTTTTCTTACAAACTTTTGGTTGGTTAAGGATGATATGAGGCTCATACTCTTGTAATCTTGTTGCAGATAAGAAAAACGAGAACAAGGAAGTAGCCGTTAACGACTTCCTTCCGGCAACTGCAGCCTACGACGCAGTTCAGCATTCCATGTAAGTAGCCTTCATGAAACTTACTGTTATTTACTTCATATATTATGACCTTGTAAATAGCCGCAATTTGTTTATATCAAAGAATAACTAACTAATCAAATTGGGACAACTCTTTTGTGTCATGTAGGGATCTCTATGCAGACTACGTCGTGGAGAACCTAAGACGTTGAATCACCACCTCAAGCAATGGAATGAAAGCTCACAACTGCATTAttcacaaatataaatatacatataaatgtCAGGCTTCTCAAAGGATATATTTGTTGTGTATGTCCTCTGATGAATCCGGTAGATGATGCcgataattcttttttttttttgtcgtatGAAACCGATAATCAAAGACTAAAACAGGGATTTTTCTCATTTGTGGTCatcactttttaaattttggtgtCATTTCTCATCTtaatcaatttgtttttgagttttattctTCTATTAGATCTTTTATACATCAAAGAATAGATGAAGATTCCTCCCTAAAACCTTATAGTATGTCATTTATTCACAATATGTTATACGTgttaattttctctcttttagtatactctttttttttctttcagattcCATCCCAAGTTgcttaaattttgttaaaaccaACTAAATTCCATAGTTCAATTTACAAATCTGTGATCAGATGCTATCTAAATGAATATTACCATTTTAGCCCTTACCTTTTCTGAAATTTACCACGTTTACCTCAATGAACCGTCATcgcaaaaccaaaaacccttTCCTATCCCTAAAACCCGAGAGagcatcttcttctcctcttagGGTAGAAGAAGGACGAAAatcggaggaggaagaagaagatcgattCGATTTGTGATCAACGATGAGCTCCTTCAATGGAAACAGCAACATCGACAACCTCCTAATCCAAACCCTACTTGGACGTCTCCAAATTCGTCCCCCTAACTCTCATTTCCTCTCTCAATCCCTAGACGACCTCCTCTTCAAATCCGACGACAGCGACGGCGATGATGACGGAGAAGGTCAGACCAGTCTCGACAGAGAAGAAGCTAGGCTTGAGAAAGAGCTAATCCGAGTCATCGTCTCTGGTCGAAGCGATTCTCTCAAGCCGAATTCAGGTCAAGCCGTGACAGTCAACGAACACCACATCTGCGTTGGGTTTCATGAGGATGAGGAATCGGATTATCGTGTTTGGGAGTGGCATGGTCATATCATGTTGTTTGATGAAGAGAATGGGTACACGCCTGAGTATATCTACGGGAATTACTTCGAGAGGTTGCCTGTGAAGCTTCCTAATAACCGCCGtgtggagaaggagaagaagaaggagatgaaagAAGAGGAGGTGGAGAATTTGGGGCTTAGAGAGTTGATCGATGGTGGTGACGCTGCTCCTGGTAGGATTCTTCATAGGAACAACATCAACATCGGTTCCTCaaggtttgtttcttacaaCTCCTTTTAAACTTTCTATCATTCTGTGTTGCTTTCGGGATGATTTAGTTGTTCATTGATCTAGGGTTGGCTAATCAAAGTTTTAGGTCATGTATTAGAGTATGTATTCAGTGAGAAATATAACAATGGCTCATATGTTTTGGATGATTTTTGCTGTTAGCGAAttctgttttgaaatttgattcgCTCATGGTGAAGCCTTTAGTTTGCTTTTACAGTTTCTTTTTCGTTGCAAGACAATAAGTTGATGAAAAGAGTTTGGAAAATGATAGTTTTTGATCATTGCCAGTAGTGAATTCAGCACTTGCTGTTTCCTGAATGAAGTTACAGGTTAGGCCAATGTGTGGTTGTGGATTGTGGTCATTGCATTTCTGTCTCGAAATAACACATGGTCGTTAAATACGATCGATTAATTCTCCTCAATTCATATTAGATAGTTGTTTCCCATATATGTATGATAAAACTGCATGTTCTTACAATGctttttgttaacttttttaCCTTGCTCTAGGCCTTCAATGCTGTTTTGGACACTCGATTTAGTTCACAATGTGACTAGTGAGACTTCGTCGATCTCCAAATCAATTGCTTTCATATACAGTTCACTATATTAGTCAGGGATTTTCATGCCAAGAATATTCATTTTTACGGTGTCCACAAATATTGATATAGAATGTTGTTTAAATGTTCATATGATGACCACATCTAGATCTTCCGATATCCATTTACATTACTTAATGAGAGTTCTAAGACGATGAATTTTAAGCTTGTGGTGTGATAATCTACTCAATAGTATTAGTAATGCTTGATCTTACTCTTGCCTTTTCATATTCTGTTCGGATATCCATCCTCTTCCAAGTATCTATTAGATTATTCTCTTGTTTCACTTTAGATTCCAACTTTAACTTGATTATCTTGCGGTTACATACTCAAAATGTTTAGAATCGATCACTGAACTTACGTGGTTCATCGTGAACTGGCAGGGTCTAAGTTCCTAAGAGCGTCTTGGTAGGGAGAGGTCACATTGTTCGGGAAGATTTCAGATGTGTGAACAACTCGcgacaacaaaacataaggtGCTGGTGGGTCTACGGGTTCTATTCCGTTTTATTTAAACCGGGAAATCCATGGGTGAATCtgttttctttaagaaattcATCTGAAGTTGTTTCTGAACCAAATTTACAATACATGTtaatgaagagagaaaagattACAATGCATGGTCATCGAACTCGGAAGCTTTCAAGTTTCCccatgtttgtttattttgtgttcTTAAATCAGAATCATatgttttgctcattttacAATTCTGCTTTCGATAACGAAATTTAATTGAATCGTTTTCAAATCTCGAGTACTTCCAATGAagatttcaccttttttttttattggtgaATAGTATGTATTATATCGGATTTAAAATCACGTTGTGTAATATAATGAGGAAAGTCGTACAAACTACCAAACTAAATGTACGGTAAGAACTGGGAAGCACATGTGTTGCACACGTACCCAATACCCATGGTAGAATGTTGTTattcattattgttttaaaataatatttaagataataattttttggaatttttagttatattaagactttgtaaaaattaaatctttaattattacaaataaattgatttgatatttgtaACGTAGATATTATTAATCTTATTAAGTTtgattttacatatttaaacgtaaaaatgaagaaaaaggtatttttccaaatttactCTATTTATAATCTatgtattaaatttatatgcttaattataactttttaataatataatgcttaatgttataaatatatgtgtgTGAACACTTCTAATACGTACCACTTtctaaaattctttaaaaatcgTTTTGATATGCAAAAGTTCTACAAAAATTCGCTTAAATAacaatttcctcttctttaaCTCTTACTCTTCATTTGTTGCCGTGAGTTTTCACCATTCAGAATCATAGTCATTCACGAAATattctcatatatatttttttttgttaaaaagaaatgtCAAGTgtagaaataaaatgaaaaaagaaataagataTTAGAGAAATACAAAGATTGAAAAGCGATGTCTTCAGAAAATAGATGTTGAAAGCAAAACAATGTTTGCAGACATAAAGTATATTCGGTTGTGCAATGAAACAATGatgtagacaaaaaaaaacagtccTATCAAGCATTGATTTTCTTAACCactaaattcaaaaaagtaTGCAATTTTGATCCACACACCCTTAGCTTAAATTAAATCGTCACATTTTTTTTCAACTGTCGAAACTGAATCATGATTCTAAGAACAACATCGTCATTATAACACTCTTTAGAATCttaatcaaaaaattaattgtgTAATATATAGAATGTACATGTATCCAAGCAAGGGCAACAACATTATGAGGTTCACTTGCCCGTGATGAATGGGTGAGCTAATGCCTGTGACACTGTAAGTCTCTTTTGAGGATCAAGTGTGAAAATTTTGTCCAAAAGATTCCTGAAATGAACCAACACCTTGGGATCTTCATCCTCATAACGTCGTCTAATTACTGAACCTAAATCTTTTGGCTTTACGTTGACCATTATTCTCCTTATTGTCTTTCCAGTAACACTATCCTCCTCTGTAGCATAGAAGCATAAGTCCTTATCAAAGTGTTGATCGATAAATGCTCCTTTGCGAAGCATCTTTTTAGGGAAGGGACCTTTCAGTTCCATATGCAGGCGTAACATATCATTGTTTGTGGAGCCAGGGAACATAATTTTCCCGCTATAAAGCTCATACAGACAACAACCAACTGACCAAATATCTAACGGATGGTCGTAGGGTAGTCCAAGAATGATTTCTGGAGCTCTGTAGAAACGACTAACAAGATATGGTGTAACTTGGTTTTCACCAGCAAACATTGCACTACCAAAATCACAAAGCTTTAACATGTTTCTTCCCTCATTCATTAGTATGTTATCAGGCTTTATATCGCAGTGAAGAACCCCACAGTTCTTGAGATGTTTAAGGGATATGAATAACTGCTCAGCATACACTCTAACATCATATAGTTTTAGACCAATGTTGACACCAATCTTCTTCACAACTTCACGGAGATTCAGATGAAGAGACTCAAACACCAAGCAAAGGTGGTTCCTATATTCAAAAGTTGAAAGAAGACGGACGCAGTGGTGCTTATTCTCTGGGTCAGAGCAAACTAGCTTCTTCAATATCCGAATCTCAGCCTGGCCAGCCTTATGCATTGTCTCATTTTTCCGAATAATTTTTATAGCCACTTCCTCAGGTTCACCTAGCTCAGGTTTTGTGTCTTTTGCACGCACCACGGTAGAGAATACACCTTTCCCATGAGTAGCCATGATTTCATATCTATCA from Arabidopsis thaliana chromosome 3, partial sequence includes these protein-coding regions:
- the PPa4 gene encoding pyrophosphorylase 4 (pyrophosphorylase 4 (PPa4); FUNCTIONS IN: inorganic diphosphatase activity; INVOLVED IN: response to cadmium ion, metabolic process; LOCATED IN: membrane, cytoplasm; EXPRESSED IN: 24 plant structures; EXPRESSED DURING: 13 growth stages; CONTAINS InterPro DOMAIN/s: Inorganic pyrophosphatase (InterPro:IPR008162); BEST Arabidopsis thaliana protein match is: pyrophosphorylase 1 (TAIR:AT1G01050.1); Has 5938 Blast hits to 5938 proteins in 1824 species: Archae - 171; Bacteria - 4276; Metazoa - 240; Fungi - 260; Plants - 270; Viruses - 0; Other Eukaryotes - 721 (source: NCBI BLink).), which codes for MAPPIEVSTKSYVEKHVSLPTLNERILSSMSHRSVAAHPWHDLEIGPEAPIIFNCVVEIGKGSKVKYELDKTTGLIKVDRILYSSVVYPHNYGFIPRTLCEDSDPIDVLVIMQEPVIPGCFLRAKAIGLMPMIDQGEKDDKIIAVCADDPEYRHYNDISELPPHRMAEIRRFFEDYKKNENKEVAVNDFLPATAAYDAVQHSMDLYADYVVENLRR
- a CDS encoding uncharacterized protein (unknown protein; BEST Arabidopsis thaliana protein match is: unknown protein (TAIR:AT4G18692.1); Has 42 Blast hits to 42 proteins in 10 species: Archae - 0; Bacteria - 0; Metazoa - 0; Fungi - 0; Plants - 42; Viruses - 0; Other Eukaryotes - 0 (source: NCBI BLink).), whose translation is MSSFNGNSNIDNLLIQTLLGRLQIRPPNSHFLSQSLDDLLFKSDDSDGDDDGEGQTSLDREEARLEKELIRVIVSGRSDSLKPNSGQAVTVNEHHICVGFHEDEESDYRVWEWHGHIMLFDEENGYTPEYIYGNYFERLPVKLPNNRRVEKEKKKEMKEEEVENLGLRELIDGGDAAPGRILHRNNINIGSSRV
- a CDS encoding Protein kinase superfamily protein (Protein kinase superfamily protein; FUNCTIONS IN: protein serine/threonine kinase activity, protein kinase activity, kinase activity, ATP binding; INVOLVED IN: protein amino acid phosphorylation; LOCATED IN: nucleus; CONTAINS InterPro DOMAIN/s: Protein kinase, catalytic domain (InterPro:IPR000719), Serine/threonine-protein kinase domain (InterPro:IPR002290), Serine/threonine-protein kinase-like domain (InterPro:IPR017442), Protein kinase-like domain (InterPro:IPR011009), Serine/threonine-protein kinase, active site (InterPro:IPR008271); BEST Arabidopsis thaliana protein match is: Protein kinase superfamily protein (TAIR:AT1G13350.1); Has 89705 Blast hits to 87262 proteins in 2683 species: Archae - 129; Bacteria - 9303; Metazoa - 36199; Fungi - 12153; Plants - 13714; Viruses - 411; Other Eukaryotes - 17796 (source: NCBI BLink).); its protein translation is MVSDKIVESSHRKHRRSYSPSDEVVKSSKRHKHHHHKHRHSHHLDEDGNEKNVYPFLGNPGNDGELDLEEGENLKKKGSIDRESNRDNYRGRSSRDKARSSSRETGRENERERRKDQDRDRGRREDQSDQEIYKSGGDGYGEVRHDAEDDLDSLKSHKPNGETQGNVERSEVDNDDDGEDVVWGVEEQEAAEMKRIEESKRITQAILEKYKKKLEQSSTVADVQAKAGLDTEAVDGEVAKLSSAVGETPARLVISDSDMTLASAGSPKSDMFSDDIFGESPLADGTRKGNALVPFVRSGLNDNWDDAEGYYSYQLGELLDDRYEIMATHGKGVFSTVVRAKDTKPELGEPEEVAIKIIRKNETMHKAGQAEIRILKKLVCSDPENKHHCVRLLSTFEYRNHLCLVFESLHLNLREVVKKIGVNIGLKLYDVRVYAEQLFISLKHLKNCGVLHCDIKPDNILMNEGRNMLKLCDFGSAMFAGENQVTPYLVSRFYRAPEIILGLPYDHPLDIWSVGCCLYELYSGKIMFPGSTNNDMLRLHMELKGPFPKKMLRKGAFIDQHFDKDLCFYATEEDSVTGKTIRRIMVNVKPKDLGSVIRRRYEDEDPKVLVHFRNLLDKIFTLDPQKRLTVSQALAHPFITGK